tttttttatggttATACCAGTTTTACTATATTCcgatattctttttaaaaaattatataatttcactTAGATCGTAACGTGTGATGTAATCAAACCGGGAATGTTATTAATTTTAGTTACAATgccaaaaataattttgtactaaaataataaaaatcagaTTCTGTTTCATCAGTTTTAGTTGTATTTTTTATGcccatttttttttaacatctcgCTCATGCCTCGAATACCCTAATGGCGATCCCTTTTCGgttaaaaatttgttttacttaatcattgtctagcaaaaaaaacaaaaatattgatattttattcaatGGGGTTCAATCAGCATGACAGCATCCGTTTTATGAGGGGCTTGAATACATTTCTGGTATATTTGATTAGTAGACGGAGTTTTACAGATTAAACTTCATAGGATacgtaataaaataatatttaatgtacAGTGTCCCCTCAAGTTTTGGACTTGTAGCTAGCTTGCAACTGTAAGCTTTCTGTTCCTCTATATATTCTCATGCAACAATAGAGTTTGCATAGCACAGCAATATATATCTAGACTAGATAGATACTCATAGAACTAGGCATATATATTGAAAATGGAGCTTTTAACAGCCTCATATTTGATGACTATTATGGTCCTCTGGATAAGCTATAAGGTATACAAATGGAGTCATCCCAAGAGCAAAGGTAAATTACCACCAGGTTCCACTGGCTTGCCCTACATTGGAGAGACCATTCAGTTCTTTACTCCATATCATCTTTATGATATTCCACCATTCATCAAGAAAAGAGTCAAAAGGTATTCTTGTAGACCTGTACACTTTTATTCTTTTGTCGTCACAGCAATTCGTTTAGAGGCCGTTTGGAAACATACCTTTCGTTTCAAATGATTGGATTTgaattgtcatttcaaattctcggatttttaaatgaaatccaaatccaaatttccaAACagattatttgatcaaatccagaatttcaaataaCAGGACATTATTCTATTTTGTTGGTATAATATGCGCCTAAGTACGTATTTAGGAGCATCAGTCTCATTTTGTTATCacaatatttttctattaatataatatatcttcgaatttttaagagttttgaaCACCGTTACAGGTACGGAAGCCTGTTTGTGACTAGTATTGTGGGACAGAAAATAGTGGTGTCGACTGATCCAGAAGTCAACAACTTCATATTCCAACAGGAGGACAAGATATTCGAATGCTTCTATACTGATGGATTTGTGAAGCTCCTGGGAACAGATAGTATACTGGCATATCATGGTTATCTGCATAAATACATTAAAAGTTTGATACTTCGACTTGTCAGCCCCGAAAACTTGAAAGCAAATTTGCTTCATGAAATGGACTTCAGTACCCGAGATGCTTTTCAATCTTGGAGTAGTCGTGGCAGTGTTGAGATCAAGGAAGAAGTAGCAGATGTATGTATTTTCCGTCTCTTTCGATAAGTTTGTGTATAAGTTAAATTTACCACATTGCATGCTTACCTAGAACAACCTTTTAAAACTAATAAATCTATTTGTGCTAGATTTAAAAGCGAAAATTAAGCAGAGAATAATTAAATTGTTGACCGTGaaggaaaaatatattaaattaaaagagTAGTGTTAGACTAcaaaattagatatataatatttgcatgacaattaaggtagagatattttatttagttttattaatttatatatagggaTGAACGTGTTtgcatttataaaattttgcatAATAATTGAGATGATGAGATATTTTAATTGGTGTTATTAATTCATATACATGACTTGTTCTAATCAAAACTTAacacatattattttatgaaagatttatatcttattttataCATTATGCATGAAACTTTTACTATGAGGAGTTTTATATGTTTACTATAGagatatttgtaaatatacGTCTTATATTAAAAGTACAGATATAATTAATCTCATGCCTACATATATTCTACAATAATAAAGTCGGTCGAATATTTCGACCTAAAATGATTAAttccaaattttaaatttgaaaaaaataatttgaccgATTTTATATTCGGTTAATTACTTTCAGTCGAGAATGGTAGTGATGGGAGTGAAATAAGTCGTTTTTCTTGTAATGAAAATGCTTTGACTAGTATATGTATTTGCTTTCATTAGTAAAAAATAGTTTATGTCTACTTCTTTATTATTTACGTTAAAGACATGCTTAATTAATCTGATTTTTGGAACCCAGGTAAAATAAAAGTTATGATTTTGTAGgacttatataatttaaaacccTGAACAAGTTAATTCACTTATGAGCTACCTTATATGAACATGCAGATGGTATTTGCGTATGCTTCCAAATTGGTAATGAGTTACGATGAAACGAAGGCAAAGCAGAATAATTTCAGAGGAAACTTCAAAGATTTTTTGGATGGACTCATCTCATTTCCTATTAATATTCCGGGAACGGCATTTCATGCATGTCTGCAAGTAAGATCTgtgataattataataaaaattataattcttgATTTCATCGATGAATGATTCAATCTTGATTCCATGGAATATTTTCTAGGGACGAAAAAACGCAATGAAAGTGATTACAGATGCTTTTGTCGAGAGACAGGCTTCGCCACACAAGCTCGATGATCAGAAGGATTTCTTGGACTATCTGATCGAAGAAATAAACGACAAGGACACAATTCTTAATCAAGGGGTTGCTGCAGACTTGGTGTTTGTGCTTCTGTTTGCTACTTTTGAAACCACTTCTACATCTATCACCATGGCCACCAAATTTCTGGCTGATAATCCTACAGCCCTGGAAGAATTAACAGTACATTGatttttctatcttttttttatatataattaaaaaaatccgtATGTTACTAGTTTTAAATTCCGAATTATTTGATACTGCAGAAGGAGCATCAAAATATCCTCAAGAACCGTAGTGAACAGGATACTGAAATAACATGGAAAGAATACAAGTCCATGACTTTCACACACAtggtaaatttttattatttcattaatattaatgttttgtttaaTATGTGTAGTGTGCAAGTCAAGCTGCTAGTGAAATCAGATTCTGTTTTGTATAATTAATAAGTCTTTCTTTAAACTTTGTAGAATCAAAACTTGTTTGTTTCTTTATGAAGTGAGTCTTTCAGCTGCTCTGTATCTCTATTCTTATTTTTAGTTCTAAACTGGATCCTAACCACAACATTTCAATGGTTTACATGTAGGTGATCAACGAGACGGTTAGGCTGGCTAATATTGTTCCTGGAATTTTCAGAAGAGTTATTAAGGATGTTAATTTAAAGGGTAATGATCACCTAATTAAGTACTATTATCACTTGGCTTATGTTAAACTATCATCTTTCGGTGAAGGTGAATCATAATCTGGTGTAAGGTAAGTTAGAACCTTTAATGGGGTTCGGGGAAGGAACTAGGGATTAAGGTAGTTTGAAGCTCCAGGGGATCCCCTCAAAACTAATAATTTTTCCTAGTCTGTCAGTATCTTGAAAACTCAAGGGTATTGTTTATAATTATGCAATTTAAGGCCCTCtattttgtaatcttgattcTGTCACAGTTTTCGGCAAGGTGTAAGAAGAGTTGACATAAATAACATAACTACTTGTTAGAATATATGATCCCCGGTAAGCCTTTTTCCAAACACCTTGAGgatttaggagaattggtcacttaatatggtattaaattttagaaatgCGGGGTTCTCTAATTTAATTATGGATCTCGACCCAAGTAAATGATATTCCTTGTTATGTATGCAGGTTATACTATTCCTAAAGGAATGATAGTGATGGTGAGCCCATCCACAGTTCATTTGAATTCTGATAAATACGAGGATCCCCTAGCTTTCAATCCCTGGCGTTGGAAGGTAGTTTACGGAACTAATTCCCAGAATAACATTCACATAACTATATTCATATTCTGTGATGAACTAACTTTTGTTtgcataaataaataatcaggGTAAGGAACTACATTTAGGATCCAAGGAATTCATGGCTTTTGGTGGGGGTGTGAGGCTCTGTGTGGGAGCGGATTTCGCAAAGTTACAACTGGCTGTGTATCTTCATTATTTGGTCACCAAGTACAGGTCCATATCAgtgtttttattcataaaagcCACTTGGACTAAACAAGAAATATGCATAGAAATGATTTATGAATTAATGAAGGTTGGAACTAAAAATTAGTAACGCTATTTATAATATTCCAAGTGAATTTTTCAGGTGGAAAGTGACGAAAGGAGGTGACATAGTTCGAAAGCCAGGGTTGATGTTTCCAAATGGATTACATTTGGAGATTTCGGAATTACAGAACTGATCGATAATGGCTGAAGCCTAGTCCGAGATCATCGATGGAGCAAGCTAagaactacatatatatatctctataaaGAATAAATGTGAAGAAGTTTCATGATGCAATCAGATTAATATAGTCCTTGTATTGCATTTCTTTTACTTGCTAAGTGATTGTATTGTATTTGTGTTTGCTTGTATTGAATAGCATCCAAATTTATTCGGCTATGTCCGGCCCACATAATTTCAATGTAAAATTTTGTAAtgattatttttcatatgtagAATTTGTAAATTCATGCTTATGTGAAATGGATAGGTTTACGGAAAGTTTTACACTATATGTGAAATGGTCGATATGTCTTATGattcttataaatttaattaaaataattcaaaattacaaCCGATTGAGAAAGCCGTCGGTTTAAATTTAACTCCGTCACACTTAGAACCGACCATATCATATTTAGCTAAATACTGACTTGGTTGTGTAGCAAAACGACGTTGTTAGATTCGAAACTGACCGTCTTCCATCAACCGGTTTTATCCCATCACTTTTTTTCTGCTAGTCggttttgtatatatttttatattggtGTGTATGTCTTTTTgtatttatcatttttaaagCTGAACTTATCTCTTCAAGATTTAATGGTGCTTAAATATTTccaatattttgtattttgaagTTCGTAAGTTAAGCTAGTGGATCTCGTACACCTTCTCATCCAAGTTTGTATGTCAAAATATAACATGTTCCGAAAATTTTTTTGTTAACTGTTTAATGTTCTAGACAGCTAACTGCTAGGCAAAAATGTTGatgcatttttaatatatttaggatatttactagaaatccaaaaTGGGATTTTATAAGCTTTGAACTTTATAGTTAGTGTCATAAACACGccgaattaaatataaaatgatcATGTATCATTTATTAGAGAATATCAATTTCAAGTTCGAGGTTgaatctaattaaaaatatttacttttCTTGTTAAAATATTATGTTGCACATAAATAATATGTGAAGAGATCCTAACATGTCCATCAGCATTAATGTCTTGTTGTACAtgaataatatgtaaaatattatgttacTTTTCTTGTTAAAATATTATGTTGCACATGAATAATTCGAGAACTTATGAAGATTACAagttaatttataaattctaattaatttattttatcggaCTTGCTCATTGAGCTTTTGGGAAATATATGATAGCAAATGATCGGTTTGGTCAAAAGTGAACCAAATTGAAATAACAGAAAATCGGATTTTATAGGTTTCAAAAGCAAACTGAAGCAAACTTGTCTTACAAATTGAATCGAAGCTGAAACAAAATACTTCAAATTTTTTGGTTCGGTTGcaaaaaaaccaaaatataggggccgtttggctggaattaaaagaagtgacttattgcttaaagtaaagaagtggattataagtgaaaagttggtttgattatatagtgggtgtttgggagaGTGGCTTATGGGCTTAAATGCCTGAAAAGCCCACTTCCACTTTTAGCCTGTCTGTTTGGCAAACTTGAAGAAACGCTTAATCCAGCAAAAGAAGCCCAACAAAAGAAGTTAGGAAACCTAGCTTATTTTCAGGACTCGACTCCTGCTTCTTTCGTTTGAACTGGGAAACAACTTCAGCGGCGACTGAAAGCGGCGACAGCtgttataagtgtttggataccatgatttatatgttatttaagtgtttggataactcaacttataagttagtataattttgtaattttgtaatataatttgttttatttaaaaaataaaatagatttttttgccactcaacttattgtgtttttagaaacttgccacccaactaacttttttttccttttactcactaatcttaggtttgaatttttttttagccatcaacttaggttcggattcgATTAATAGCATTATGATatcttttttgtcactgaacttattgcgtctttagaaactaaccactcaactataatttattttttttattttactcactaatgtgaGGTTCAGTGTTTTTTTGTCAATgaagttaggttcagatttaATTATTAGCATCACATTAATTCTatgtagcattattaaaatatagggatagtttgtaatattttgatgatttgatatatgtatgtatctttatatattgtactttttatgtctccaAGGTCGTTTACCTTAGGTGATAAAATTTTTACACGCATTTATGACTTTTAAAATATGGAgttacataaataattttattttttttcttccgaataaaaattcagcgtttgaatttttacacacaaaaaaatcacaaaaataagttatgaaactatgttttataagagttttaaaatacgtgctaAACAGTAGAAAAAATTGTAAACTAGTGAGAGGGACAATCATCGAAATTAAGTTTtactctctatttatttatcttgaaaattataataagataaagttattaagaTTTATGTGATAAATTTAAGAGATATTTTAGACTGAActagtcgattgaaactttaatagcgaaagatgatgcatcataCCACccaattacactttatcttatcagGGAGGGTGAATTATTTTAAGTCATTGATTTCGTagtcatgatttattgaatattTAGTATTCTAATTACGATtcttcctgattttaatttttcatcggttcattttatattaatatgctatatataaagatataaacatacgacacatcatcaagatattacatactatcactatgtataaatgatgctacaaaaatttattataattctaGTAATCACATCCGAgtctaagttggtggctaaaaaaaattccaaacctaacactagtgagtaaaaggaaaaaaaatttagttgggtggtaagtttctaaaaacacaataagttgagtggcaaaaaaatctattttccctttataACAATACAAtatcttttaatattaatacatgaaatattgtacaaatttaaaacttttaaaaactcCGCATTAAAGGGAAAAATTAACAAAAGTAGATAATACAAGTAAAAAGCTTTCATTTATTTAATACTAGTTatgaataaatcaataaaattgCAGGAAATATAGTCATGAATAAAAAGGTATGCAACTTGCAGCTGAGTGTGATAATTATACAAAGTAGAACTACAGCAACTTGACTTCGTTTATTGTTTGCAATAAGTTGGACCCAAAAAAAGCTAGCTTTGATAGCTTTTTTTTGGGCTTCTGAAGGTCCAATTAAGCACTGCCGAAATCTAGCCAAAAGCAAAAGTTGGCTTCCACACCTTTTAAGCTCATAAGTGCATCGTCAAACACCCACATGACATAGTTACGTGGTGTTATACTTATGTGTAGCTATTTGGTAAATTGATTATTCAAAAAGATCTGCAGGATAATACCGGTTGAAGCAATGGATGTGCAAGATAAACCGGAGATATGGGACATCATGACGGCAGCTTTTACGAATATGGTAAAACCTGTATCCAACTCGATATGCCATTGATGCTCCTTCTGCTCGTGTGTTGTTGTCATGAATGGGTTCCAGAATCCCTCATTCCACCCAGATGATATTGTTGGGCCTCAGCCCACTTGGAGGATAAAAACCCAAGTCCAAACTCAAGTCTTATAAATACAAGAAAGAAAGATTAGATAGGGGTTGGAATATTTGAGAGTAAAAGAATATGTATACTTAGGGAACTCTATAATCCTcaacatttggcgctagaaggaggggactCTAGAGTATTCCAACAGAAAAGCCCAGAAAATCACCAGTTCGACCAAAAACATGGCCGGAGAAGAAGAGGAACGGAGGACGAGCTCCAGATCTGCTCCCAAAGCAAAGACACTAAAGACCATCAGCTCACCTAAGATCGAGCTGCCTATTAATCTGAAGCCCAAGAGGTTGTTTGTTGACGCCACACCGCAAGGATCTGTCGCCGTTCCGGCGTTTTCAGACCCTACGGATGGCGGAAGGAAACGCGGCCCCAAGACGACCGTCCTGACGCCACAAGGCAAGCACATGCTGACAAGCGATGCTCGCCTCCACCTGGAGAGAATTAAAGCCAAAAAACGACATGAAGATGGCGGAAAAGCTTACGAGGTGGCCAACCTCGAAGATGAGCTTCAAGCTCTGGACTCCAGAAGACGTATGCTTGCCGACAAGGTGCGACAACAAAGGGAGATCGCGCGACTAGAAGCGGAAATTGGAAGCGCTTCTCAGGAATACCAAACAAGAGATGATGAAGATGTCTCATGGAGGCCATCAGCTAACAGTGAGTACTCGATGAGAGCCGACTCGGCAGGGTCGTACAGATCCCGTCATCGCAAAAGGAGGACGTCATTTGACGAGGAAGAAGAAGGAGAGGCAGGCTCCAAACCTAAAACAAACTCCGAAATCACCAAACTCAAGAGAGAGGTCGCTCAGCTACGGGACCACATTAAAACAGGCTCGGGAAGCCTGGACGTCCCATTTGAGAGCACCTTCTCCGAAGAAATCGAAAGTTATATGTTGGActcaacgatgtaaaaaaattaattttcttttacataaacgatgtaacttaaattaaaattttaaaataaatacatattttaaaaattattttaaattttttttacattgttgtgtgtgttcagaaataatttcaaatataataacataatttttaagCGGTCACTAGGGGTAAAGTAACTGTTAgaactaatatacacattgttacctctcaaacagttaaagttaacggcagattTGAACGAAAAAGTGACTAgtgttacaacttgcacgagaatgttaagtgtagggcgcatattgccacgttttaaaattcaggtactaaactgcgtttggagcaaaacTAGGGTTACAAAATGTAATTAACtctttcaaatattatatataaaaataatctaaaaatgCTGAAATATGTCATTGCGATTATACGGCATGATCGCAACAGGGcccacatgttttttttttttttttgaagcacATGTTTGTTTTAATCATTGGCTTCCTAAAAAGTGATAAGACGGAAAGTATTTGaactaaataaacaaaaattaaaagaacaagCGTACAGGACACGGAACAAGCGGATACGACAGGAATGTCATATCTGATCCTTAGCCACTTCGTCTCTTGATAAGAGCAAGTCCACAGCTGCCTCAAAtgatgtcctaagtcataatttgAGGCATTTGATTGAAAATATTGCTCCAACAGTGTCTAGTGatgccttaaatcactaggacaacttACTTCAGCCCTATTTTTAGAGCTCACCTACTTGTGCCTCATttcacttttaataataaaatattatcattctctctctccCCACTACTTTTCCCTCtactttttcattcaaaataataatattttaataatagggcttgtggataaggctttttgttggagtgaatttataaaagtgatgtcctaaactactaggacattatattttattatttatatagggCATCCTc
This genomic window from Daucus carota subsp. sativus chromosome 7, DH1 v3.0, whole genome shotgun sequence contains:
- the LOC108194895 gene encoding cytochrome P450 87A3-like, giving the protein MELLTASYLMTIMVLWISYKVYKWSHPKSKGKLPPGSTGLPYIGETIQFFTPYHLYDIPPFIKKRVKRYGSLFVTSIVGQKIVVSTDPEVNNFIFQQEDKIFECFYTDGFVKLLGTDSILAYHGYLHKYIKSLILRLVSPENLKANLLHEMDFSTRDAFQSWSSRGSVEIKEEVADMVFAYASKLVMSYDETKAKQNNFRGNFKDFLDGLISFPINIPGTAFHACLQGRKNAMKVITDAFVERQASPHKLDDQKDFLDYLIEEINDKDTILNQGVAADLVFVLLFATFETTSTSITMATKFLADNPTALEELTKEHQNILKNRSEQDTEITWKEYKSMTFTHMVINETVRLANIVPGIFRRVIKDVNLKGYTIPKGMIVMVSPSTVHLNSDKYEDPLAFNPWRWKGKELHLGSKEFMAFGGGVRLCVGADFAKLQLAVYLHYLVTKYRWKVTKGGDIVRKPGLMFPNGLHLEISELQN